A segment of the Rhodothermales bacterium genome:
CCTCCACGGCATCCTGCGCGAGCGAGCGGGTCGTGATGGGCTCCGCGGCGCCCCCGGTCAGCGCGCCCGTAGGCACGATGAAGAGTTCGTCGCCCGTCTGCGCGTACTGCACCACGCCGGCGGCGAGCTCCCGGGCCTGATCGATGTAGGCCCCCTGCGCATCGCGTACGCCCATGGAACGGGAGTTGTCGATCACCAGCGCCATCGACGTGTGGGAGCGCCCTCCGAGCGCGCCGGACAGGCTCCCCATCAGCGTCGGACGCGCAAACGCGAGCGCGAGGGACGCGATAGCCAGCATCCGCAGCGCCAGCAGCAACAGCTGCTTGATGCGTACGCGCTGCATCGTGCTTTTCTGAAGCTCCTTCAGAAAGGCCAGCGAGCTGAAGTCGACTTTTCGGGGCCGCCTGAAATTAAAGAGATGGATGATGAGGGGGATGGCGGCGGCCAGCAGCCCCAGCAAAAGAAGCGGGTTCAGAAAGGTCATGGATACTCTGGCGCGTGAAATATCCTTCCGTTACACATCCGACCCGCATCGCGTTCCGGCCGGCATCAACCGGGTATCCAGATCGAATTGGCTACCACCACCTCGGCCGTGGCCGGAATGAACAGCGGCTCCTTCGTCTTGACGTAAAACGCGAAGCCTTTGTACGACATCAGATATTGATGCTTCGTCGCGAAAACGCCGCCTTCGTGGTAGACGATCAAAGGGTTTTCGGCGCGCCGGAGGAGGCGCATGAATTCCTCGGGTTCGACCCGCACCAGCACGCCGCTCGCCTTGATGGCGTTCGCGATAGCGGCCGATGCCGCGGCGCCACCGGCGGCGCCTGCTGCAGCTCCCATGATGTTATCTTCGATTCGCTAAAAAATAAGAGGTGCGGGCAGCGCAGACCGCCCGCACCTCCGTGCATACTCCAGATCCGGTCAAACGTTGCGACCCTAGCGGATCACGGTAACCGCGTGCGTCTGCGTCTCGCCGGCCGCTTCGAGGCGCACCAGGTACAGACCCGCGGGTTGCCCATCGGCGTTCCAGCGGAGCTGCTGTACGCCGGCCGGAGCCGTCGCGTCCGAGAGCGTGGCCACGCGACGACCCAGGAGATCGTAGACCTCCACAAGCAGGTAGCCCGGGTTCGCCATCGTCACGTCCACCGTCACGCGATCACGCGTGGGGTTCGGGAACAGGTCGATAGCCGACACGGCGAAGCCGCCCGGCACGCCTTCGCGCGCGGTCGAGGTGCCGTAGTTGTACAGGCTGCGGCTGTCGTTAAGCCAGCCGGCCGCGCCCTGCTTCCCTGCGACATCCTCGCTCCACACCTGCCAGATCGACTCCGTGATGTCGTTGTCGCCGTCGAAGACGTTGGTTTCGAGCTCCTCATTCACCCACTCGCTGGCCATGCTATCCCACAACTCGGTCAGCACCTGTATGTCGTTTCCGACACCGTCGTACGCGTACGTGGTGCGCGACGACGGTGTGAAGTCGCCGCTTATAAAATCCGCTACCTCATAAACTTCCTGTAGGACATTCCCGATTGCATCGTAAGTGGTGGTGATGCGCGTGGAATTGAACTCAATGCCGTCAAAAACAAATTTGGTCGTCGCCGTAGCCGTCAGGCCGTCCGTCGACCACTCCGTCTGTGTAGACTGGAAGGACTCCCACACCTCGTCCGTATCATTCCAGGTTTCCGAGACGATCTCGATCTCCCTTCGCTGGTCATCCAGCTGCGTCGTCGTTCGCGAGGCATTCATCCAGACGCCGTTGTCCCAGAACTGCGTCGTCGTAACGGATTCCAGGGCGCCCTCGTCGTACGTGGTCGTCGACTGCGAGAGGTTCATCCACTCGCCGGCATCCGCATCCCACACTTCCGACAACGACGA
Coding sequences within it:
- a CDS encoding T9SS type A sorting domain-containing protein, which produces MKRNATILSLLFLVLAALQPARAQECAPSSAARYFSQGIESYVGVQPQLTEKARVQRVAAIESHLPADAASRCLALAGMNLLPESRRVAADGDLTSIVDQEWTGVAWVDTARVLLTYSDSDFPSEWISQMWNGTEWVNEFRAEFTFENGNEASFLFQTWDGTDWVNETRGLSTFSPDGLETSSLSEVWDADAGEWMNLSQSTTTYDEGALESVTTTQFWDNGVWMNASRTTTQLDDQRREIEIVSETWNDTDEVWESFQSTQTEWSTDGLTATATTKFVFDGIEFNSTRITTTYDAIGNVLQEVYEVADFISGDFTPSSRTTYAYDGVGNDIQVLTELWDSMASEWVNEELETNVFDGDNDITESIWQVWSEDVAGKQGAAGWLNDSRSLYNYGTSTAREGVPGGFAVSAIDLFPNPTRDRVTVDVTMANPGYLLVEVYDLLGRRVATLSDATAPAGVQQLRWNADGQPAGLYLVRLEAAGETQTHAVTVIR